DNA from Rubripirellula lacrimiformis:
GATGTTGGCCGAAGCCCGCGATGCGGATCCCTGGAATCGATCGGCGCCCTAAGAACTGACGCGTCAACTTTCGCCCTGAATAATCGTCGCCGTTGTCGAATCGCGACTTGCATGTCGTTCGGCCTTCGTTTCGCCCGGACCTGCTCTGCACCGCATCGATGACGCTGCGGTCGTGTTCCGGGTCAGCCACGGTCAACAAGACCAACAGGTGTTGTTTCGAGATCGTCTGGATGCGTTTCAGGGATTGGCCTGTTCAAAGGCATCTAGAAATGTCTGCGGAGCCTGAGCACCAGACAACGAGATCGTATGGTTGATGACGAAGAACGGTACGCCTGTGACGCCAAGGCGCTGCGACATTTCTCTGCCGGTTGAGATGACGCTCATGCCATCGTCGCTGTCCAGCATGGCGTCGGCAGCTTGCCGGTCCAGGCCTGCTTCCGCAACGACTTCAATCAGTGTTTGCCGCTTGCCGATGTCTTTCCCGTCAATGAAGTAGGCTCGGAACAGTCCCTCGACGACCGTATCCTGACAACCCTGTTGGTCGGCCAGCCAGATGCATCGGTGGGCATCGACCGTGTTCGGTGTTCGCTCCGACTTGTCGAAGGCGAAATGGATTCCTTCCGATTCACCCACAGCAATGACTTGGGCATCCAGCTCCATCGATCGTTCCCAGCTGCCGAATTTTTGGGTGCGATACTCTTTGCGAGAGATGCCTGATTTTGGCATCGTCGGATTCAGTTGGAACGGATGCCAGTGAACCCGCACCTCGTGCTGGCCATCAACAGCAGCAATCGCCGTTTCGAGCCGCCGCTTGCCGATGTAACACCATGGGCAGATGACATCCGAAACAACATCGACGGTAAGATTCATGTCGGCTCTTTGCTCAGCGATAGAAATCGATCCAGATGAACGTGATCGACGTTGCATCAATTCTATCGCGGCACACAAAGCCGGGATAGAATTGGCGATCCCAACCTTGGAGAACACGATGACGATTTCACGCCGACAATTCTGCGGAACACTCGGGTCCGGCCTCGCGATGGCAAATGCGAACGTGTTCGCTGCAGAGCCAGAACCGAGGTCACTTCGAGTCATCGCCTACAACATTTACAAGCTCGCGGGCTGGCCACAGCAACGCCACTTGGCCGGGCAAGCTGTCGCCAAAGGCCAGATGGCAAGGCGATTGGCGCAGGAGTTGTCGCTGCACGATCCCGACATTATCAACTTCTCGGAGTCCCCCAAGGAGCAGCTGACGAAAGAGGTTGCGGAAATTTTGGGGATGAATCACGTTCGTTTCCCCAGTGGCGGAAGCTGGCCAGGAACCCTGCTGAGTAAATCCAAAATCATCGATTCCCAGAACGCGCCGGTGATTGGCGATAGACCGAAGGAGCTATTCACCAGGCATTGGGGGCGAGCAACCGTTGAAATTTCCGGCAACGAACCGCTAATTATCCATTCGGCCCATCTCTACCCAACCGCCGACCCCACGGTTCGCCTGCGAGAAGTCCGAGCCATGATCGAATCGATGCGAACGGATCTCGATGCCGGACGGTCGATGCTCTTGATCGGCGATCTGAATCACGGTCCCGACACCAAAGAATACAAGCTTTGGATCGACGCCGGATGGGTCGACACCTTTGCCAAGGTGGGGCAAGGCGATGGCCTCACGATCAAATCCGACATTCCCAAATGGCGAATCGATTACGTCATGGCCGCTGGACCGATTGCCGCCCGAGTTGTCGAATCGAAGCCGTTGTTCGAAGGAGCGTTTCGGCTGAACATCAACGACCAAGAATCCTTTGCCTTAAGCGATCACCTGCCACAGTTGGCCGTGTTTCAGTACTAGTCAAACGCCGCGAGTCACTCCCCCCTGAAACCCACCCAAGGCAATCAATTCAACATTGGGTTGGAAATTGATTGGCATCAAGTAGGCCGGATCAAGGAACGCCGATCCGGCAACCCATCACACCACCTCGCAGAATCGGACAAACGTTGCTCAATCCAATCAACGACAACCCAACCGTCCATCTGTCACACCGCCCCAACGGAACCGCGACCAGCGAACGATTTTTTAACTCCTCCATTTTCTAACCCCATACCGCCCGATCTTCCGGCCCATTCAGCTTCGCAAACAAAAGCTCCACCGGTTCAACCCGGTCCCGAAACCACATCGGCCTGATGGAACCCTAGACCTTGCCCATTGCGGTTCGGATCGTTTTCAAACGCCGAAGCAGCAACACGATATGCCCGCTTTCGAACATCGACGCCAGATGTCCTTCGCAGAATCGGTCCGCACGAACATGGGTGGTGAATAGCCTTTGGATCGTCAGAGCATCAGCGGTTTCGATTTTGGATGGCGTATCGATGAACGTCTTTGCCGTGTCCTGCCACTGAGTCCAGTTGCATTTGGGCGACACCCAATCCTTCAGATAGAGTAAGTCGAAGAACTGCCTGACATCGTCCGAAAATTGGAACCAGGGATATTGCCCGGGTTTGCCTTTCCACTCGCCAGCAACGAATCCCTCCACTTCGAATCGTTCAAGGAACGGAACAATCGAATCGATTTGTTCGGGGGTTACAGGGGGCATCTCGAGATTTTCGTCGGTCATGATTTGTATCGTTCTTGGCGCGATGGGCACGGGACGCGTGAATTGGGTCCAGCTGTGGACGCCTCCGGTCCCTTTTTGAACGTTTTCAGGGCAATTTTCAACCTGCAGTTACGCCCGGTAGTCTTCGTGTTCTCGGCCGATTGCAACAACCTATCGGACTAAGTGAATGAAGGTAAGCAATCGGTGTGAATCAACATCAACCAAAATTGTTTCCGAACACGCTTGACTTGCCTCGAAGAGCATGGCTAGCTCAAGCACCGGGAAGAGGGCCGCGGAATGTGTCAACGACATTGAGACAACTTTCTAAACGGTTCAGTGATTGATGCCAGCGCACTTGGGGGCCAGCCCCCGAACCCCCGGGATTTTTTCAGGCATCGCTCGGGTGTTCAAAGGTGTTTTCGGTGGTAAGGTTGATTCGTCCGGTGAAACGGAAGACGGCTCTGCGGGGACGCAACCGTCCAAGGGATAATCGGATCGAGGGTGCGTCAAAGACGTTTCTTCGGAAGCTCCCGGGCAGGTTGGCTCGGGGGCTTCCCTTTTGCGTTCATCGATTGGTTTGGGAGGGTTGATCCAGACGGCTTTGGGAACACTTGCTGGCTTGGGAATTCCGTGAACGAAACGCTCGGGTGTTTTTTTCCACGCACCATGAAGAGTCTGCGTGCGAGCGGCAGTAACTTCCTCGGCGCGGCCGAAGTGCAACGATGATGGAGTTAGCAACCCGATGCCGCTGTGATAGTGCTCGTTGTTGTACCAGGTGAAAAACGTGCGACAGAACTGCAAGCCGTCTTCGTAACAGCCAAAGCGTTTGGGGAACTCAGGTCGATACTTCATCGTTTTGAATTGGCTTTCCGAGAACGGATTGTCGTTGGAGACGTGCGGTCGGCTGTGTGATTTGGTGACGCCCAGCGAACTGAGTAGCTGCGCGACGCTGTGAGATGTCATCGAAGGTCCCCGGTCGCTGTGAATGATCAGTTGTTCGGGTGGAATGTTCTGCTTGTCGATCGTGGTTTCAATCAGCTGCTTGGCCAAGTCGGCGCTCTCGCTATCGGCCAGCATCCAGCCAACGACGCAGCGGCTGTAGATGTCCAGAATCACGTAGAGGTAGTAGTACGTCCATGTTTCGGGGCCCTTGAGTTTGGTGATGTCCCAAGACCAGACTTCGTTGGGCGCGGTGGCGAGCAGTTCTGGTTTGCGATACTCGGGATGCTTCAGCTGGTTTCGTCGTTCGCGTGTGCTTTGATTGTCGGCCAAGATGCGATACATCGTTCGCACGCTGCACAGGTAGTCGCCCTCGTCGAGCAACTTGGCGTAGACCTGTCGTGGTGCATGATCAGCGAAACGCTCGCTGTTGAGTTGATCAAGTACTTCTTGGCGTTCTTGCGGTGATAGAGCTCGAGCGGGCGCCGGCCTCGGCGCGGCTTGTCGATCGGGGTCGCGGCGACGATAGAACGTCGCACGCGACACATTCATCGCACGGCAAGCCGCCGCGACGCCGACTGTTTCACTCAGTTGTTTGGCGGCTGTCAGTCGTCCTTCTCGTGTGATCGTATCTGCATCATCTCCGAGACTTTTTTTTGGACGTCAATGATCAGCTCGGCGTGGCGGAGCTTCTCCTTGAGCCGCTCGTTCTCACGTTCAAGACGTTTGAGTTGATCGGCTGGTGAAGTTTTGCCGTTAGACTTTTTCGATGATGACAATGATTCCTCCCGCAATTGACGACGCCATTTTGCCAGGACCGAGGAGTAAATTCCCTCGCGTCTGAGCAACGCCCCGATTTCTCCGGGCTCGCTACAGCTTTCGGCCTCCAGGGCGATACGGCGTTTGTAGTCGGCGGTGAAGCGGCGACGGGCCGCTTTCTGTGTCACCTCGGGATCTTTTTCAATTTTTTTGTTGGCGGTATCGGTCATGCGAATGCTCCATGCCCTCAACTCTGATGAAATTCAAAGTTGTCTCACGCATGTTGGCACAGAGGGCCGAACGTTTTGGTATTCAGCCTTCCTTTTAAGAAGCTCTATCTATCCCGCTCAGCAGCTTGGAGCTTCTTGTGGAGAATCTCCACTTCTTTAGCAAGCGTTGGCTCCAGTTCGGCCAAACGCTCCGGTATGTCTTGTGACGCGTGAAGCACCGCCAAGACAATGATCGACGCCTTCTGTAGATCACAAACAAGCAGGTGCTTGTTAACGCGGTAGAAGCTGAGGTCGGTGTCAAGCCCCGGTTGAGAGCGAAGAAGCTCTGGCTGCTCTTGGATTCTGATGAGCCCGGCTTCGAGATCATCGATGTAGCGTGCAGCAACTTCGTTGCCCCAGTTCTCAATTGAGTACTGGTCGATTTCGTTGATCGATGCCAGGGCGGGCAGCGTGAGAGCTAGTCTTCGCGATTTCTTCGAACTCACGACTTGGCTTTCTTCATCGCCTTTCGAAGGTCGCCAGTGAACTCCACGGTGCGTCCCTCGATTGCATCCCGGTAGCCGGATAGAATGCTATCGCGAGCCTCAGCTGCTTCTTTCTTCAGCTTCACCTGCCGCAATACATCCCGCACAAACTCGCTGGGAGTTGCGTAGAGGGTGCCGTCGCCACAGTTCTCGTTGATGAAAGCCCGCAGTTCGTCGGTCAGGGATAAATTGAGTGAATTAGCCACTAGATCGATTCCTCGTGAAGTAATCAGACAAGGTTATCATTCGTGACGTTATTTGTCAATATTCGACACTTGGGCAGGATGGGGGGAAGAGCTGCGAATTTCCGAAGTGCCTCGGGTTGAGTCAGCTCCACGGTCGATCTTGCTCCGCCCCACTCAAACATCTGCACGTTGTTGCTGATTCGATGCCGACTGGTCTGGCATCGTGCTTGCGTGAGATTCATTCATGCCCGAATCCGCTGAACAATTGATCGCTGCTGCGTTGCAGCTTGCTCCTGCGACGTATCTGCAGGAAACGCGAGGCTTTCGCTTTCAGAAGTTCCCGTCTGTTTTCGCCTACGTCATTCGCGCCCAACAAGTCTTCGTCGTCGCGTTGGCTCACGCGAAGCGAAAGCCAAGCTACTGGCGTGATCGCTTGGAGCAATAAGCGTTGATTGCCGTCTTGCGGCAAGCAATGTGACTGAACCCGACGGCGCAGTGCATGTTGCCGAAGCGGTCGATGCTCGCCTTGCTCAGTCAATTGAGCAGCTTGACCATGAAACGGGCTGATTTTACCGCTCGTGTGCAATCCGGTGAAAAGCACTTCCACAGTCGCTGTCAGCTTCTCACAAGGCATAAAAAAAGCCCGCAAATTGCGAGCACTTTAAGTACACCCCAGTGGATTCGAACCACTAACCTTCGGTTCCGTAGACCGATGCTCTATCCAATTGAGCTAGGGGTGCATGGCGAGTTTGGCTCGCGTGGAGGGAATTTAACAATTTCTAGTTTGGGACGCCAGGGCGTTGGGGGCGGTTCGTGGCCAGGAATTTGAATTTTGGGTTTCGATGGGCTGTTCGTGACGGTCAACGCGGGTTTTCCGAGGAAATGATGCGTGGATGGTGGTGCGTGATCGAGGGGGGGATGGCGTGTGAGAGGAATTTTAGGGAATTGAGGGCTGTGGATCGGAGGGCGATGGTTGGATTTTGGATCGGAGTGGTGGGGATTTTTGTGCGCAAGGGTTGGGGGGCGGAAAGGACGAACGGTCGATTCGGTGCCGCGGTGGGGGATGGATGGGGGGCCGAAAGTCTTGGCGACGTTCGCTACGGGGCATTGTGCGGGGGCGGGTGTTGGGTCGTGGATGGAATGGGGTTTGGTTTAGAATGCTGGAGCAGGCTGAGTGGGGGGACGTTTGGGCGTTCTGTGGCGGCTTGGGCATGGCTTGTGTCCCGATTTGTTGCGGATGACGCTTGGCCGGACTGGTCGCCCCTTCTCCGCTCCCTCGTTTTCCTTTCCCCACCCCTCCGGTTCGATTCTTTTCATGGCTCTATCGAAAACCTTTTCTGCCTGCTGGCTCGGCCGTCCAATCGTTCGGCTTCCGATCGCTGTTTCGGTCTGTCTTTTCGTCATCGGCGTCGCGGCTTCAGGTCGTGCGGCGGCCGATGGCGTGTGGCCTCAGTTTCGTGGGCCTGCCGGTGACGGCATCGTGGCAGACCAGTCGGTGCCGATGACGTTTGGCGAAGATTCGCACGTCACTTGGAAAACGCCCGTCCCGGGGCGAGCTTGGTCGTCCCCGGTCATCGCTGACGGTGTGATCTGGTGCACAACGGCGATCGAGCGCGCTGCGACCGACGAAGAGAAGGTCGCGATGATGCGGGAATCGGGGATCGAGGATCGTAAAATGAAGGAGTTGGCGATTGCCAAGGCGATCGAGTTGAAACTTGTCTCGATCGATCTGGCGTCGGGAAAGATCCTGGGGACCATCGAGTTGACCAGCATTGAAAAGCCGGATGCGATCCATTCGCTGAACAGCTATGCCTCACCGACGCCCGTCATCAACGGTGACCATCTGTATTGTCACTTTGGCACCTACGGAACCTTTTGCGTTAATCGTCATACCAGCGACATCGTTTGGCAGCGTCGATTGCCGCTGGAACACGGTGTGGGGCCGGGCAGTTCGCCAATCGTCATGGACGATGTGTTGGTGCTGATCCAGGACGGCATGGATCGCCAGTATGTCACGGGCCTGAACACGCAGACCGGCGAAACGATCTGGGAAACGGATCGGCCAGAGTTCACGGGCGCTTCGCCGGAATCCAGCAAGTCGTACTGTACGCCGATCGCGATCACCGATCCATTGGGACGCGAGCAGTTGGTCTGCATGGGGGCCCAGTGGATGGTCGCCTACCAAGCCAAGACGGGCAAAGAGATTTGGCGACTGCGCCATGGCAGGGGGTTTTCGGTCGTGCCACGACCTGTCTACCACGATGGCGTGGTTTTCTTTTCGACCGGATTCGGAAAGCCCGAACTGTGGGCGGTCCGTGTCGATGGATCGGGAGACGTGACGGACACGCACGTCCAATGGACCATGAAATCAGGCATCCCCGCCCGACCATCGCCGCTGTTGCACGACGGACTGATCTACGTGATCTCGGACAACGGAGTTGCCAGTTGTTTCGACGTCGAAAGCGGAGATCCTATCTGGAAGAAGCGAATCGGCGGTGATTACTCGGCGTCGCCCACACTGATCGGCAAGCACCTGTATTTCGGTTCGCATGACGGCAAGGTGACCGTGATGACGCCAGGGCCGGATGCGGAAGTGGTGGCCGAGAGTGAATTGGATGGCAAGATCATGGCGTCGCCGGCGGTGGTCGACGGCGCGTTGATCTTGCGGACTGATCAGGCGGTCTATCGCATCGAAAACTAACGGCGTTGTTGTTTTCGTTTGGGGCCCAACTCTAGGGGACTCAGCACACGCTGGTCGTACGCTCCGTGCGTAGTACCGGCTTCAGCCGGCTTTTCTTGTCTGGGTCGGCTCCGATGTTCGGTTCCGAATCCGCCTAAAGGCGGTACTACGAACATTTTCCGAGCGCTGCTTACGCCGTTGGATCTTAAGTGGTAGCTGCAGCAAGTCTGGAAACGGTTAACCACGAATGACACGAATAGTCCAGCGCGGGTGTGTTTCTGATTCGTGTCGTCCGCGTGATTCGTGGTTAAGACGTCTTGGTTGCATTCACCTGCACACGTCCATAACGGACCCCAGCACGCAGGGCCGCTAGTGCCGCGGTCACTTCCATTGGTGGGAATCCTGTTTGCGGAATCCGGTCAATTGCAGCGTGCCGTCGGCGGTGATGTCTAGCAACGAGTAGCCGTTGTTCTGCTCCCCGCTTCCTTCGACCATCGCCACCAGGGTGCAATAATGGATGCCGCCGATTTCGTTCCAATCGTTTTGGTGGCTGTGTCCTTGGAACACCGCCAAGACGTTTCCGGATTGTTCCAGAATGCGTCGAACCTCGGCGTTGTTTTTGACACCATGATTGTTTTGGACGTCCATCCGTTGATGGGCGAAGACCACCACGGGGCGATCATTGGCGTCCAGGTCCGACTTCAACCATTCCAGTTCCGACGCTGGGACATTGGCGTCGGTCCACTTCGAATTTTTGCGTCCGTAGGGTTCACCGTCGCTGCGGAAACAAGAGTCCAGGACGATAAAGTGAACTCCGCCGCGATCGAACGAATAGTACGACCGCTGCTGTTCCACGCTACCGAGGAACTCTTCCTTCTTCAGAGTGTCGACACAGTGGTTTCCTAAGACGTAATGTCGATCATGACTGATCGCGGAAAACTTTTGGTTGACCGTTTTTAGGTACCGCAGTTCCACGTCTACCGAATCGGCGGCATCGATCAAATCGCCCAGTTCGACCAGGAAGGTCGGTCGGTCCTGCTGGAACTGTTGGCCGGCTTCGTCCAGCTTCGTCAGCGTTTCGCGGTAGTGTCGGTTTCCGGCCGGTGATTTGTCCGCGTAGTGCAGGTCGGTGATCAAGCCGACTCGCAATCCCGGGGATGATTCCTGTGACAACAGATGGGGGGCGACGCCACAGCCGGCGGTCAGTACCAGTGTACCGCCACGCAGGAAAGCTCGACGGCCGATTTGAATGGATGAATTGGAAAGGGGCATGTTCATTCCTGGTTGGGGGCGACTTGGATCTGGAATCCGGATTTGGCGTCTGGCAAGGCCGTGCGGCAACCTCCGGTGCATTCATGAGATTTGGAAGTCTTGCCGTTCGCGATCAGCAGGCGTCCGTCGGCCAGTCCTTCGATGCCCAGCGATCCGACATTTTCGTATCTTCCGACCATTTGGAAATTGGCATCCGTGACCAGCAGAATTGCGGGGTTGCCGTAACATCCGAACCACCAGCGGTCGTTTGCGAACGTGGCTGCCTGGATCCCCAGATGGGTATGGCCACTTTCGACCACGTGCTTTTTCACGAATTGAAACTTGGGGTCGTACTGGTAGACGTAGTTTTGGTTGACCGCATCGGGCAATCCGCCCACGACATAGAACTGGCCGTCGCGATATCCGATACCGCCGGCCCCGTGGAAGACTTGTTGGACTTCGTGCTTTTCAAGCTCGGTCAGATCGGCCGCATCGTAGACGTAGACCCATGAGTCTGCGTTTCCGGCGGGATCGTTGAATTTGCCAAGGTTCACCGCGACATAGAGTCGGCCGTCATGCATACACAGATCGCCGTGATGGTCGACGACGGGGATCTTTCGGATCACGTTTCCGTCCATGTCGGTCTTGACCAACGTCGTCGTGAAGCTCCAGTAGATCGCGGTTTCGTCGCTGCAGATCCCTTGCAAGTGCCGCGGATACGTGCCGCTGCATTGGACGTCGAGCACGCGTCCGCCAAGCTTATCCGCAGCGGACTGGCTTGCGATGGTTGGGACGGAAACTTTCTTGCCGGTATCGTTATCGCCGGAGGTCGTGGGTGTTTGAGCGTTACACGTTGCCAGCCCTGCGCACGCCAGCAGGATCAAAGTGGATAGTGCAGTCGTTGGATGGTTCATGATGGTGGGATTTAGGGGTGGGATGATTCCAGAGGTGGGGAGTTTTTGTTCAGCGATCGATATGTTTTCTTGGCATTGCCGAGTTTGGGTTGGTCGGCATCGACGACGTTCCAAAGGCTAATCCCTTCGGTGACCAGCGGTGCCTCGTGCCTGGGAAGGAACGATCGCAGTCGCTTGATTTCGGATACGTAGGCGGGATCGTCGGCAAGGTTGGTCCACTCTTCCCCGTCGGAATCGTGGTCGTAGAGTTCTTCGCTGCCATCAAAATAGCGGATGTAGCGCCAGTCTTGGTCCCGGGCCGAATAATTACCGCGGCCCCAGGTGGTGATCGCTGGTCGATTGATGGAGGCAGATCGGTCGCGGATCAGCGGCACCATGCTGGTTCCATCGACATAGTCGGGCGGGACGATTCCGGTCATGTCGGTCAGCGTCCGGTACAGATTGATCAACGACACGGGGGCGTCGCAATCGCCGGGCGACATTTCCGACTGTGGCCGGGGATCGTGGATGATCAGTGGAACGCGAGTCGCCTGTTCCCACAGCGAAAACTTTCGGAAGCTGCGTTTTTCGCCTAGGTGATATCCATGGTCGGACCACAGCACGACGATCGTATTGTCGGCATACGGGCTTTCGTCCAATGCGTCCAGCACGCGGCCGACGTTGAAGTCGACCCACGAGATGCATGCTAGGTAGGCGCGACGGACTCGGTTCCAAGCTTGGTCTTTGCGATAGCGTGCATCGTCGTTCAATTTCGCCATCGCTCGGCCCGCCCATGGGACATCGCTCAGATCATCGGTCTTGATCCGCGGGGCCGCGACTTCCTCGGGATACAGATCAAAGAACTGTTGGGGGCAAACAAAGGGGAGGTGTGGTTTGACAATCCCAACGGCCAAGAAAAATGGCTTATCGTGCTGTTGGCCAAGGACGTCGATCCCGTAGGACGCGACCTGGTAATCGGGATGCACTTCGACGGGATCCGTCGTGGGGCAAAACGCCATCTTGCGGGAATCGCCTTGTTGGTAGCCGGCGGCAGCGTTGTAGTGCAGTGCGTGCACGCTGCGTTGATGATAATCGGTCCATTCGTCGGGCCGTTGTTTCGAACTGTGGTGGATCTTCCCGGCTCCGAACGTCTGGTACCCGTTGGACCGAAACAGAGTCGGAAGGCTGGTGAATGGTGCCAGCACTTCTTCGGGAACTTTGTCGAGGTCGTAGAACGGGTACAGACCGGAATGGAAGGGTTCGACACCGAACAGCAAGGCGTTGCGGCTGGGCGAACAGGCGGGAGCGGCGCAGTGAGCGTTGGTGAAATTGACACTCCGACGCGCCAGCGCCGCCATGTTGGGCGTTTTCGCTTGCGGGTGTCCGTCCAGGAATTCGGTCCAGTCGTTCATGTCGTCAATCGCGATGAACAGAACGTTGGGCCGTTGTTGGGCCTGGGCCGCTGCCGAGCAAAACAGGCTGGCGACGGTCACGATCCAGAGTGCAATTTTCATCTTGTCGCCATTTTTGGGATGATGGTGAGCGGTGCGGAGCATGGGTTGCGGTGGGCTGCCAGGTAGACCGGGGCTCCGAGAAGCTTCCACTAGTTTAACCGACACAGAGTTGGCGATTGGACGTTGTTGCGACCAGCGGATGATCGTGCACCATCGCCGCGACGGCGTGCAGTATGATACGGATCGTGCGAGAAAAAAGTGTCCGGCCCCGTTTGCCGGGAACGGGCCCCTCGGGTGCTTCGCACAAAAGGGGGCGGACTCTTATTTTTCGCTCAGTCCTAAGCATCACGTCGTCCAAGTTTCTTGGACCTGAAAGGATCAAGATGAGCCAAGCCAATCCTTATGCACCGACCACTTCCATCCCCATCAACGACACGGACATCCGCCGCGTTGCCATCCGTCCGATCGGCTTATTGAAGCGTAGTTGGCGGATGCTGGGGGACCAATATTGGCTGTTCCTAGGGATCACCTTTGGCGGAATTCTGATTGGATCGGTCGTCCCATTCGGTTTGATCCTGGGGCCGATGTTGGTCGGGATCTACCTGTGCTATCTATCACTGGAACGGCGCGAGAAGGTAGAGTTTGGGACGGTGTTCAAGGGATTTGATTTCTTCAAAGAGTCGTTCATCGCCACGTTGTGTCTGATTGCGTTGACGATGGTGGTAATGATTCCGTTCATGATCGCGATGGCGGTGTTGATCATGCCTACTTTCGCTCAGGCTGCCCAGAACAATCAGCCGCCTTCGTTTCCCGTCGCGATCTTCCTGATGTACCCGCTGATGCTGATGGCCAACATCGTCATCACTCTGCCGTTCATCTTTACGTTTCAGTTGATCGCAGACCGGAACTTGTCGGCGATGGAAGCGATCAAGGCGAGCATCCAAGGTGTGAGAAAGAACCTATGGGGCATCGTATGGTTCTTTGCACTGCTGATGATCATCTCGTTCGCACTGGCGTGCATGTGCTATGTCCCCGCGATCCTGTTTTTGCCAGTGTCGTTCGGATCGTTGTTTCTGCTGTACCGTGACATTTATCCACACCAAGGCGGTGCCGACCCCGCAGCGAATACGTTCGGCTGATTCGTTGTGCTGCGAGTTGACGCAGGCAAAACCGTGAGTTGTGCGATCGACACAATTTGCCCCCTCTGCCCCCGGATTGGCGGAAGAATCGGACGAGGCATAAGCAAGCCGCGTGTGATAACCGACGCTATCGCGTGGCGGCTGATAGCGTGGCAGTTGGTTGGTTGCTAATTCGGGAAAACCGTGAGTTGTGCGATCGACACATTTTGCCCCCTCTCCCCCGGATTGAATGCGAGTTCTGCTCGCATTGAATCTGGGGGAGAGGGTTGGGGTGAGGGGCAACGCCGTTAAGGAAATTTTTCATGCTGCATTTGAGAGGTCCAGTGTAGCTTTGGCAAGCTTCTGTTGCTCTGCGGTGGCGAGTTCAATTGTGGGTGGGCCGGTCCGGGGTTCCTCTTTTCGGCGTGGGTAGTTGCGACTTTTCTTTTTACTTGCGCGGTCGTATGTATCCGTCAACGCACCGGCCAAGAGACTCCGAAGCGATTCGCCCCGCGCGGGTATCTCGTTGGGGCAGTGCAGGATGTTTTGCAATATTCGTAACACCATCGCGACGCTCGTTTGAGCCGCCGGTTCGATCCGATCGATTTGTTCGCGAAGCGCAAGTAACTGCGCCATCCAAAGACCGACAAGCGACCAGGTTAACTCGTGCTCGACGACATCCGGCGTTCGCCCGAGCAGTTTCGAACGACCGTAAGTTTGCTTTAAGGATCG
Protein-coding regions in this window:
- a CDS encoding sulfatase, encoding MKIALWIVTVASLFCSAAAQAQQRPNVLFIAIDDMNDWTEFLDGHPQAKTPNMAALARRSVNFTNAHCAAPACSPSRNALLFGVEPFHSGLYPFYDLDKVPEEVLAPFTSLPTLFRSNGYQTFGAGKIHHSSKQRPDEWTDYHQRSVHALHYNAAAGYQQGDSRKMAFCPTTDPVEVHPDYQVASYGIDVLGQQHDKPFFLAVGIVKPHLPFVCPQQFFDLYPEEVAAPRIKTDDLSDVPWAGRAMAKLNDDARYRKDQAWNRVRRAYLACISWVDFNVGRVLDALDESPYADNTIVVLWSDHGYHLGEKRSFRKFSLWEQATRVPLIIHDPRPQSEMSPGDCDAPVSLINLYRTLTDMTGIVPPDYVDGTSMVPLIRDRSASINRPAITTWGRGNYSARDQDWRYIRYFDGSEELYDHDSDGEEWTNLADDPAYVSEIKRLRSFLPRHEAPLVTEGISLWNVVDADQPKLGNAKKTYRSLNKNSPPLESSHP